Proteins encoded in a region of the Streptomyces sp. NBC_00513 genome:
- the rpsD gene encoding 30S ribosomal protein S4: protein MNQKRPKVKKSRALGIALTPKAVKYFEARPYPPGEHGRGRKQNSDYKVRLLEKQRLRAQYDISERQMARAYDRAKKAEGKTGEALVVELERRLDALVLRSGIARTIYQARQMVVHGHIEVNGGKVDKPSFRVRPDDVITVRERSREKVPFQVAREGGYAGEGETPRYLQVNLKALAFRLDRDPNRKEIPVICDEQLVVEYYAR, encoded by the coding sequence GTGAACCAGAAGCGACCCAAGGTCAAGAAGTCGCGTGCCCTCGGCATTGCGCTGACCCCGAAGGCCGTCAAGTACTTCGAGGCCCGCCCCTACCCGCCGGGCGAGCACGGCCGTGGCCGCAAGCAGAACTCGGACTACAAGGTTCGTCTGCTGGAGAAGCAGCGTCTGCGCGCTCAGTACGACATCTCTGAGCGTCAGATGGCCCGCGCGTACGACCGCGCCAAGAAGGCCGAAGGCAAGACGGGCGAGGCGCTTGTCGTCGAGCTCGAGCGTCGCCTCGACGCCCTGGTTCTGCGTTCGGGCATCGCCCGCACCATCTACCAGGCCCGCCAGATGGTCGTTCACGGCCACATCGAGGTCAACGGTGGCAAGGTCGACAAGCCGTCGTTCCGTGTCCGCCCGGACGACGTCATCACGGTGCGCGAGCGCAGCCGCGAGAAGGTTCCGTTCCAGGTTGCCCGCGAGGGTGGCTACGCAGGCGAGGGCGAGACCCCCCGTTACCTGCAGGTCAACCTGAAGGCCCTGGCCTTCCGCCTGGACCGCGACCCGAACCGCAAGGAAATTCCGGTCATCTGCGACGAGCAGCTCGTCGTCGAGTACTACGCCCGCTGA
- a CDS encoding DUF2470 domain-containing protein yields the protein MSRPHGIPLPSARRSSDSNETESAFDDDKQGQPRPREGVRQLTGAERVRTLVESNASVSLTLPGAFDQEEFGTGLPAARTVTPDGDVILLVSGESAAARAAAHAQDDDLTAVIEITDVAPVSVPHRIRGRAWLAGWLTPVRGDDRPACAALLAERRPVGELLGMSESLDAPYSGRPAWMMLRLEVGEISVDDLWGAEQVDPDDLAAAEPDPMVAHETELLQHLSAAHGDRIADLCGLLGTREALGMKAVPLALDRLGLRVRFAGGDPSRAFDARFDFPEPVSDICGLRRAMHTLFSAAGHP from the coding sequence ATGTCTCGACCACATGGGATCCCCCTGCCCAGTGCGCGTCGAAGTTCAGATTCCAACGAAACGGAATCTGCTTTCGACGACGATAAGCAAGGTCAGCCGCGTCCCAGGGAAGGCGTTCGGCAGCTCACCGGAGCCGAACGCGTACGAACCCTCGTAGAGTCCAACGCCTCAGTATCCCTCACGCTCCCGGGTGCTTTCGACCAGGAGGAGTTCGGGACAGGGCTGCCGGCCGCTCGGACCGTCACCCCGGACGGGGACGTGATTCTCCTTGTTTCAGGGGAATCCGCGGCTGCCAGGGCAGCCGCTCACGCCCAGGACGACGACCTCACCGCCGTGATCGAGATCACGGATGTGGCGCCGGTGTCCGTGCCCCATCGTATCCGAGGCCGCGCGTGGCTCGCCGGGTGGCTGACGCCGGTGCGCGGGGACGACCGACCGGCCTGTGCCGCGCTGCTCGCGGAGCGCCGTCCGGTGGGCGAGCTGCTCGGCATGTCCGAGTCCCTGGACGCCCCGTACTCGGGCCGCCCGGCCTGGATGATGCTCCGCCTGGAGGTCGGCGAGATCTCGGTGGACGACCTGTGGGGCGCGGAGCAGGTGGACCCGGACGACCTGGCGGCGGCGGAGCCGGACCCGATGGTCGCCCACGAGACGGAACTCCTCCAGCACCTCTCCGCCGCCCACGGCGACCGGATCGCGGACCTGTGCGGGCTGCTCGGCACACGCGAGGCGCTGGGCATGAAGGCGGTCCCGCTGGCCCTCGACCGGCTGGGGCTGCGCGTGCGCTTCGCGGGCGGCGACCCCTCCCGCGCCTTCGACGCCCGCTTCGACTTCCCGGAGCCGGTATCGGACATCTGCGGTCTGCGCCGGGCGATGCACACGCTCTTCTCGGCGGCCGGTCACCCCTGA
- a CDS encoding HNH endonuclease family protein: MGRRAPLIAVAAVLLAAGCHHGDGEKSPAGIAALVSGAPLTSPGFPPTAREAADRLAGLKVEWGRNWQTYKRENFGRYWSDETDALGGRNGCDTRDDVLRRDLKELREGDRNPCVVLSGVLHDPYTGKEIPYTYRRASGIETDHVVALGAAWRGGAHAWTPRRRLEYANDLNVLLAVDKQTNQDKGSRTADKWKPPRRAYRCEYARRYTGIKATYGLSVTPPEKAALVEMLATCPQG; this comes from the coding sequence ATGGGACGTCGGGCTCCGCTCATCGCCGTCGCGGCCGTGCTGCTGGCCGCCGGATGCCACCACGGGGACGGCGAGAAGAGCCCCGCCGGCATCGCGGCGCTCGTCTCGGGGGCGCCGCTCACGAGCCCCGGCTTCCCGCCGACCGCGCGGGAGGCGGCCGACCGGCTGGCCGGGCTCAAGGTCGAGTGGGGCAGGAACTGGCAGACCTACAAGCGGGAGAACTTCGGCCGCTACTGGTCGGACGAGACCGACGCCCTCGGCGGCCGCAACGGCTGCGACACCCGCGACGACGTGCTGCGCCGGGACCTCAAGGAACTCCGGGAGGGTGACCGCAACCCGTGTGTGGTGCTCTCCGGGGTGCTGCACGACCCGTACACCGGCAAGGAGATCCCCTACACCTACCGCCGCGCCTCCGGGATCGAGACGGACCACGTCGTCGCGCTGGGCGCCGCCTGGCGGGGCGGGGCCCACGCGTGGACGCCGCGACGCAGGCTGGAGTACGCCAACGACCTGAACGTCCTGCTCGCCGTGGACAAGCAGACCAACCAGGACAAGGGCAGCAGGACCGCCGACAAGTGGAAGCCGCCGCGGCGGGCGTACCGGTGCGAGTACGCCCGGCGCTACACCGGCATCAAGGCGACGTACGGGCTGTCCGTGACCCCGCCGGAGAAGGCCGCCCTCGTCGAGATGCTGGCGACCTGCCCTCAGGGGTGA
- a CDS encoding replication-associated recombination protein A: MEPDLFTAAAEDRQEKDPSSSPLAVRMRPRTLDEVVGQQHLLKPGSPLRRLVGEGAGGPAGASSVILWGPPGIGKTTLAYVVSQATQKRFVELSAITAGVKEVRAVIEGARRAAGGYGKETVLFLDEIHRFSKAQQDSLLPAVENRWVTLIAATTENPYFSIISPLLSRSLLLTLEPLTNDDLSALMKRALEEERGLGGAVTLSADAEAHLLRIAGGDARRALTALEAGAGSAIAKGEEEITLETVEEAVDRAAVRYDRDGDQHYDVASALIKSIRGSDVDAALHYLARMIDAGEDPRFIARRLMISASEDIGLADPTALPLAVAAAQAVAMIGFPEAALTLSHATIALALAPKSNTATTAIGAALADVRAGLAGSVPTHLRDGHYKGAAKLGHAVGYVYPHDVPGAIAAQQYAPDEIHGKRYYEPTRYGAEARYADVVEKVRERLRGS, from the coding sequence GTGGAACCAGATCTCTTCACCGCCGCAGCCGAGGACCGCCAGGAGAAGGACCCGTCGAGTTCTCCGCTCGCCGTCCGGATGCGTCCGCGCACCCTGGACGAGGTCGTCGGCCAGCAGCACCTGCTGAAGCCCGGCTCGCCGCTGCGCCGCCTCGTCGGCGAGGGCGCCGGGGGACCGGCCGGAGCCTCGTCGGTGATCCTCTGGGGACCGCCCGGCATCGGGAAGACCACCCTCGCGTACGTGGTCAGTCAGGCGACGCAGAAGCGGTTCGTGGAACTGTCCGCGATCACGGCGGGCGTGAAGGAGGTACGGGCGGTCATCGAGGGCGCCCGACGCGCGGCCGGCGGGTACGGCAAGGAGACCGTCCTCTTCCTCGACGAGATCCACCGCTTCAGCAAGGCCCAGCAGGACTCCCTCCTCCCGGCCGTGGAGAACCGCTGGGTGACCCTCATCGCGGCCACCACGGAGAATCCCTACTTCTCGATCATCTCCCCGCTGCTGTCGCGCTCCCTGCTGCTGACGCTGGAACCGCTGACCAACGACGACCTGAGCGCCCTGATGAAGCGGGCGCTGGAGGAGGAACGGGGCCTGGGCGGGGCCGTCACCCTGTCGGCCGACGCGGAGGCCCACCTGCTGCGCATCGCCGGCGGCGACGCCCGGCGGGCCCTGACGGCGCTGGAGGCGGGGGCCGGATCGGCCATCGCCAAGGGCGAGGAGGAGATCACCCTCGAAACCGTCGAGGAGGCGGTCGACCGGGCGGCCGTGCGCTACGACCGGGACGGCGACCAGCACTACGACGTGGCGAGCGCCCTCATCAAGTCCATCCGCGGCTCCGACGTGGACGCGGCGCTGCACTACCTGGCACGGATGATCGACGCGGGGGAGGACCCCCGGTTCATCGCGCGGCGCCTGATGATCTCCGCGAGCGAGGACATCGGTCTGGCGGACCCCACCGCCCTGCCGTTGGCCGTGGCCGCGGCCCAGGCCGTGGCCATGATCGGTTTCCCGGAGGCGGCCCTGACCCTGTCGCACGCCACGATCGCGCTGGCCCTGGCACCCAAGTCGAACACCGCCACGACCGCGATCGGCGCCGCGCTGGCCGACGTACGGGCCGGGCTGGCGGGCTCCGTCCCGACGCACCTGCGCGACGGCCACTACAAGGGGGCGGCGAAGCTCGGTCACGCCGTCGGGTACGTCTACCCGCACGACGTTCCCGGCGCCATCGCCGCGCAGCAGTACGCGCCGGACGAGATCCACGGCAAGCGGTACTACGAGCCGACCCGGTACGGCGCAGAGGCGCGGTACGCGGACGTGGTGGAGAAGGTCCGCGAGCGCCTGCGCGGGTCGTAG
- a CDS encoding vitamin K epoxide reductase family protein, which produces MTTTGADADAARTHGGSRALALLLVITGAAGLLAAWVITIDKFKLLEDPNFTPGCSLNPIVSCGNIMKSDQASVFGFPNPMLGLVTYAIVICVGMSLLAGARFRPWYWLTLNAGTLFGVVFCTWLMYQSLYNINSLCLWCCLAWVATIVMFWYVTSHNVRQGLLPAPGWLKAFFDEFTWVVPVLHVGIIGMLILTRWWDFWTS; this is translated from the coding sequence ATGACGACAACAGGTGCTGACGCGGACGCCGCCCGGACCCACGGCGGCAGCCGGGCCCTGGCGCTCCTTCTGGTGATCACGGGAGCGGCCGGACTGCTCGCCGCCTGGGTGATCACCATCGACAAGTTCAAGCTGCTGGAGGACCCGAACTTCACGCCGGGGTGCAGCCTCAACCCGATCGTCTCCTGCGGCAACATCATGAAGAGCGACCAGGCGTCCGTCTTCGGGTTCCCCAACCCGATGCTGGGGCTGGTCACCTACGCGATCGTGATCTGCGTCGGGATGAGCCTGCTCGCCGGGGCCCGCTTCCGGCCCTGGTACTGGCTCACCCTGAACGCCGGCACCCTCTTCGGCGTCGTCTTCTGCACCTGGCTGATGTACCAGTCGCTGTACAACATCAACTCGCTGTGCCTGTGGTGCTGCCTGGCCTGGGTCGCCACCATCGTCATGTTCTGGTACGTCACCTCCCACAACGTCCGCCAGGGGTTGCTGCCAGCCCCGGGGTGGCTGAAGGCCTTCTTCGACGAGTTCACGTGGGTCGTGCCCGTGCTGCACGTCGGGATCATCGGCATGCTGATCCTGACCCGCTGGTGGGACTTCTGGACCTCCTGA
- the hisS gene encoding histidine--tRNA ligase has protein sequence MSTFKAPKGTYDLIPPYSAKYLAVREAISGPLRKSGYGYVETPGFEDVDLFARGVGESTDIVTKEMYTLTTKGGANLALRPEGTASVLRAALEANLHKAGGLPVKLWYSGSYYRYERPQKGRYRHFSQVGAEAIGAEDPALDAELIILADQAYRSLGLRDFRILLNSLGDAQCRPVYREALQEFLRGLDLDEETLRRAEINPLRVLDDKRADVQKQLVGAPLLRDYLCEACKAYHAEVRELITAAGVIFEDDEKLVRGLDYYTRTTFEFVHDGLGSQSAVGGGGRYDGLSEMIGGPALPSVGWALGVDRTVLALEAEGIELDIPPATSVFAVALSDGARKLLFGAVTELRKAGVAADFSYGSKGLKSHMKNANRSGAVLTLVAGERDLAEGVVQLKDMESGEQTAVAVADLVDTVRARLA, from the coding sequence GTGAGCACCTTCAAGGCCCCCAAGGGCACGTACGACCTGATCCCGCCGTACTCGGCCAAGTACCTGGCGGTCCGCGAGGCCATCTCCGGCCCGCTGCGGAAGTCGGGCTACGGATACGTCGAGACCCCCGGTTTCGAGGACGTGGACCTCTTCGCCCGCGGTGTCGGTGAGTCCACCGACATCGTGACGAAGGAGATGTACACCCTCACCACCAAGGGCGGCGCCAACCTGGCGCTGCGCCCGGAGGGCACCGCCTCGGTGCTGCGCGCGGCGCTGGAGGCCAACCTGCACAAGGCCGGCGGCCTGCCGGTCAAGCTCTGGTACTCCGGCTCGTACTACCGCTACGAGCGCCCCCAGAAGGGTCGTTACCGCCACTTCTCGCAGGTCGGCGCCGAGGCGATCGGCGCCGAGGACCCGGCGCTGGACGCCGAGCTGATCATCCTCGCCGACCAGGCGTACCGCTCGCTGGGCCTGCGCGACTTCCGCATCCTGCTGAACTCGCTGGGCGACGCGCAGTGCCGTCCCGTCTACCGCGAGGCCCTCCAGGAGTTCCTCCGAGGGCTGGACCTGGACGAGGAGACCCTGCGCAGGGCGGAGATCAACCCGCTGCGCGTCCTCGACGACAAGCGGGCGGACGTACAGAAGCAGCTGGTCGGCGCGCCGCTGCTGCGGGACTACCTGTGCGAGGCGTGCAAGGCGTACCACGCGGAGGTCCGTGAGCTGATCACCGCCGCCGGCGTGATCTTCGAGGACGACGAGAAGCTGGTGCGCGGCCTCGACTACTACACGCGGACCACCTTCGAGTTCGTCCACGACGGTCTGGGCTCACAGTCGGCGGTGGGCGGCGGAGGCCGCTACGACGGCCTGTCCGAGATGATCGGCGGTCCCGCGCTGCCCTCGGTCGGCTGGGCGCTGGGTGTGGACCGCACGGTCCTGGCACTCGAGGCCGAAGGCATCGAGCTGGACATCCCGCCCGCGACCAGCGTCTTCGCGGTCGCCCTGAGCGACGGGGCCCGCAAGCTGCTGTTCGGGGCCGTCACCGAACTGCGCAAGGCAGGCGTCGCGGCGGACTTCTCGTACGGATCCAAGGGCCTCAAGAGCCACATGAAGAACGCCAACCGGTCGGGTGCCGTGCTGACCCTCGTCGCCGGCGAGCGCGACCTCGCCGAGGGCGTCGTCCAGCTGAAGGACATGGAATCCGGGGAACAGACGGCCGTCGCCGTCGCGGACCTCGTCGACACCGTCCGGGCACGCCTGGCCTGA
- a CDS encoding MBL fold metallo-hydrolase: MLIAGFPAGAWGTNCYVVAPAAGEECVIIDPGHQATQGVEDTLRKHRLKPVAVVLTHGHIDHVASVVPVCGAHDVPAWIHPADRYMMSDPEKALGRSIGMPLMGELTIGEPDDVRELADGAALRLAGMDFSVAHAPGHTEGSVTFRMPEAADIPPVFFSGDLLFAGSVGRTDLPGGSHAEMLRSLARVCLPLDDSTVVLSGHGPQTTIGRERATNPYLREVAAGGPDRADGTAAPRRGM; encoded by the coding sequence GTGCTGATTGCCGGGTTCCCCGCCGGGGCCTGGGGGACCAATTGCTATGTGGTCGCCCCCGCCGCCGGTGAGGAGTGCGTGATCATCGACCCGGGCCACCAGGCCACCCAGGGCGTCGAGGACACGCTGAGGAAGCATCGGCTCAAGCCCGTCGCGGTCGTCCTCACCCACGGCCACATCGATCATGTGGCCTCGGTGGTCCCGGTGTGCGGAGCGCACGACGTGCCGGCCTGGATCCACCCCGCCGACCGCTACATGATGAGCGACCCGGAGAAGGCCCTCGGCCGGTCCATCGGGATGCCGCTCATGGGCGAGTTGACCATCGGCGAGCCGGACGACGTCCGGGAACTGGCTGACGGCGCCGCCCTGAGATTGGCCGGGATGGACTTCTCCGTGGCTCACGCGCCCGGGCATACCGAGGGGTCGGTGACGTTCAGGATGCCCGAGGCGGCCGACATCCCTCCGGTCTTCTTCTCGGGCGACCTGCTCTTCGCCGGTTCCGTCGGACGCACCGACCTGCCCGGCGGCTCCCACGCCGAGATGCTCCGGTCGCTGGCCCGCGTGTGCCTGCCGCTGGACGACTCGACGGTGGTGCTGTCCGGCCACGGTCCCCAGACCACCATCGGGCGCGAACGCGCGACCAACCCGTACCTGCGGGAAGTCGCCGCCGGCGGCCCGGACCGCGCAGACGGCACCGCCGCTCCACGACGAGGAATGTGA
- a CDS encoding peptidylprolyl isomerase — protein sequence MVTSDQRRRQLAREKYERQQANRAAARRKARRNMAVIGAAVAVVAATLIGLVVGGVFDSKDTKATDPTDTPSSSPSPKQSPPAMAIDQKAKYTFDLKTNAGAIKFEMDAAKTPQTVNSFKSLADKGFFDKTKCHRLVTGGIFVLQCGDPEGTGTGGPGYTIPDENLDSLGKPNAQGQVVYPAGTVAMANTGQPGSGGSQFFLVYKDSPLAPSYTPFGKIDAAGLKVLEGIAKAGTADGAQDGAPKNGVTIEKGVVTKN from the coding sequence GTGGTCACGAGCGATCAGCGTCGGCGACAGCTCGCCAGGGAGAAGTACGAGCGCCAGCAGGCGAACCGGGCCGCGGCCCGGCGCAAGGCGCGCCGCAACATGGCCGTGATCGGTGCGGCGGTGGCCGTGGTGGCCGCCACGCTGATCGGCCTGGTGGTGGGAGGCGTCTTCGATTCGAAGGACACGAAGGCGACCGACCCGACGGACACGCCGTCGTCCTCGCCCTCGCCCAAGCAGTCGCCGCCGGCCATGGCGATCGACCAGAAGGCGAAGTACACCTTCGACCTGAAGACGAACGCGGGCGCCATCAAGTTCGAGATGGACGCGGCGAAGACCCCGCAGACCGTCAACTCGTTCAAGTCGCTCGCCGACAAGGGCTTCTTCGACAAGACCAAGTGCCACCGCCTGGTGACCGGCGGGATCTTCGTGCTCCAGTGCGGCGACCCCGAGGGCACCGGGACGGGCGGCCCCGGCTACACGATCCCCGACGAGAACCTCGACTCCCTCGGCAAGCCGAATGCCCAGGGTCAGGTCGTCTACCCGGCCGGCACGGTGGCGATGGCGAACACGGGTCAGCCGGGCAGTGGCGGCAGCCAGTTCTTCCTCGTCTACAAGGACAGCCCGCTGGCTCCCTCGTACACGCCCTTCGGCAAGATCGACGCGGCCGGCCTGAAGGTCCTGGAGGGGATCGCCAAGGCGGGAACCGCCGACGGGGCCCAGGACGGGGCCCCGAAGAACGGTGTGACCATCGAGAAGGGCGTCGTCACCAAGAACTGA
- a CDS encoding DUF349 domain-containing protein produces the protein MSSDPWGRVDETGTVYVRTAEGEQVVGSWQAGTPEEALAYFERKYEGLVVEIGLLERRVRTTDLSAKDAQTAIDHLRTQLDEHHVVGDLDALRVRLDKLVATVESRREERKVQKARQADEARAAKDALVVEAEELAQSDQWRSAGERLRALVDIWKGLPRLDRKSDDELWHRFSHARSAFSKRRKAHFASLDAQREDARKAKEKLVSEAESLSKSTDWGPTAARYRELMESWKAAGRAQRESEDDLWNRFRGAQDVFFAARSEVFAERDAEQTENLKLKEELADEAEKLVPITDLKAARAGFRSLNERWEAIGHVPRDARPKVEGRMHAVERAIQEAEEGEWRRTNPEARARAAGLTGQLQAAVDKLRGQIDAARASGNNARADKLSRELEGRQALLDQALKGLEEFGG, from the coding sequence GTGAGCAGCGACCCGTGGGGCCGAGTCGACGAGACCGGCACCGTGTACGTGCGTACCGCCGAGGGCGAGCAGGTCGTCGGCTCGTGGCAGGCCGGCACCCCTGAGGAGGCCCTGGCCTACTTCGAGCGCAAGTACGAGGGCCTGGTGGTCGAGATCGGCCTCCTCGAACGGCGGGTGCGGACCACCGATCTGTCCGCCAAGGACGCCCAGACGGCGATCGACCATCTGCGGACGCAGCTGGACGAGCACCACGTCGTGGGTGACCTCGACGCTCTGCGCGTCCGGCTGGACAAGCTGGTCGCGACCGTGGAGTCGCGGCGCGAGGAGCGCAAGGTCCAGAAGGCCCGGCAGGCGGACGAGGCCCGTGCGGCCAAGGACGCCCTGGTCGTCGAGGCCGAGGAGCTGGCGCAGAGCGACCAGTGGCGCAGTGCCGGTGAGCGGCTGCGCGCCCTGGTGGACATCTGGAAGGGCCTGCCGCGACTCGACCGCAAGTCGGACGACGAGCTGTGGCACCGCTTCTCCCACGCCCGCTCCGCCTTCTCCAAGCGTCGCAAGGCGCACTTCGCCTCGCTCGACGCGCAGCGCGAGGACGCCCGCAAGGCCAAGGAGAAGCTGGTCTCGGAGGCCGAGTCGCTGTCGAAGTCGACGGACTGGGGTCCGACGGCCGCGCGCTACCGCGAGCTGATGGAGAGCTGGAAGGCGGCGGGTCGGGCGCAGCGCGAGTCCGAGGACGACCTGTGGAACCGTTTCCGCGGTGCGCAGGACGTCTTCTTCGCCGCTCGCAGCGAGGTCTTCGCCGAGCGCGACGCCGAGCAGACGGAGAACCTGAAGCTCAAGGAGGAGCTGGCCGACGAGGCCGAGAAGCTCGTCCCGATCACGGACCTGAAGGCGGCCCGTGCCGGCTTCCGCTCCCTGAACGAGCGCTGGGAGGCCATCGGCCACGTACCGCGCGACGCCCGTCCCAAGGTCGAGGGTCGGATGCACGCCGTGGAGCGGGCCATCCAGGAGGCCGAGGAAGGCGAGTGGCGGCGTACGAACCCGGAGGCCCGGGCGCGTGCGGCCGGTCTGACGGGGCAGTTGCAGGCGGCGGTCGACAAGCTGCGCGGGCAGATCGACGCGGCGCGGGCCTCGGGCAACAACGCGCGGGCCGACAAGCTCTCCCGGGAGCTGGAGGGCCGTCAGGCGCTGCTGGACCAGGCGCTCAAGGGCCTGGAGGAGTTCGGCGGCTGA